A stretch of Arthrobacter sunyaminii DNA encodes these proteins:
- the pyrF gene encoding orotidine-5'-phosphate decarboxylase, which produces MPEPAADAVPAPARPSFGARLQEAMDTRGQLCVGIDPHPGLLAAWGLNDDAAALERFSLTVLEAVGEQAAAVKPQVALFERHGSAGLAALERVLAACSDAGVLSIADAKRGDIGSTMAAYADAWLRDGSALAADALTVSPYLGFESLRPALDLAQASGRGVFVLGLTSNPEGASVQHVGGDHSVAAGIVDAAAAENSRELGRAAAAGASRQLGSTGLVIGATVGTALTELGIHLAAAHTPVLAPGLGAQGATGADLRATFGAAYPNVLATSSRDILKAGPSPAALRGAARQTLAGLAG; this is translated from the coding sequence ATGCCTGAGCCGGCAGCCGACGCGGTGCCTGCCCCGGCGCGCCCGTCGTTCGGGGCGCGACTGCAGGAGGCCATGGACACCCGCGGGCAGCTGTGCGTTGGCATTGACCCGCATCCGGGCCTGCTGGCTGCCTGGGGCTTGAACGACGACGCCGCCGCCCTGGAGCGCTTCTCCCTCACCGTCCTGGAGGCGGTGGGGGAGCAGGCCGCGGCCGTGAAGCCTCAGGTGGCCCTCTTTGAACGGCACGGATCCGCCGGCCTGGCCGCCCTGGAACGGGTGCTGGCCGCCTGCTCCGACGCCGGCGTGCTCAGCATTGCCGACGCCAAGCGCGGGGACATCGGCTCCACCATGGCTGCCTACGCAGACGCCTGGCTGCGGGACGGGTCAGCCCTGGCGGCGGACGCGCTCACCGTCAGCCCGTACCTGGGGTTCGAGTCGCTGCGCCCGGCCCTTGATCTTGCACAGGCCTCGGGGCGCGGTGTGTTTGTCCTGGGACTGACCTCCAACCCCGAAGGGGCCTCGGTCCAGCACGTGGGCGGGGACCACTCCGTGGCAGCAGGGATTGTGGACGCCGCGGCGGCTGAAAACAGCCGCGAGCTGGGGCGGGCGGCCGCAGCCGGTGCAAGCCGGCAGCTGGGCTCCACCGGCCTGGTGATCGGAGCTACCGTGGGGACGGCCCTGACCGAGCTGGGCATCCACCTCGCCGCTGCCCACACGCCCGTCCTTGCCCCGGGTCTGGGCGCCCAGGGGGCCACCGGGGCGGACCTTCGGGCCACCTTCGGCGCTGCCTATCCCAACGTGCTGGCAACCTCAAGCCGGGACATTCTGAAGGCCGGTCCCTCGCCGGCGGCACTGAGGGGCGCCGCCCGGCAGACCCTGGCGGGGCTGGCCGGCTAA
- the carB gene encoding carbamoyl-phosphate synthase large subunit has protein sequence MPRRTDLKSVLVIGSGPIVIGQAAEFDYSGTQALRVLKEEGLRVILVNSNPATIMTDPEFADATYVEPITPEVVEKIIAKERPDAVLPTLGGQTALNTAIALDKNGVLEKYNVELIGANIAAIELGEDREKFKGVVERCGAESAESIIVHSMDEAFAAAEKLGYPMVVRPSFTMGGLGSGLAYNAEDLRRIAGAGIQYSPTSEVLLEESILGWKEYELEMMRDKNDNVVVVCSIENFDPVGVHTGDSITVAPAMTLTDREYQKLRDIAIAVIREVGVDTGGCNIQFAIEPDTGRVVVIEMNPRVSRSSALASKATGFAIAKIATKLSLGYTLDEIPNDITKKTPASFEPTLDYVVVKVPRFAFEKFPAADPTLTTTMKSVGEAMAIGRNFTEALQKALRSLEQKGASLSFAPVAADAVPGLIEAAKRPTTDRLKQVQQALLGGATVEDLYEATGIDPWYLDQLQLINEVAAEISGAGTVNEEILRLAKRHGFSDEQIGALTNTPEAVIRGVRHALNIRPVYKTVDTCAAEFAAYTPYHYSSYDEEDEVAQHKKPSIIILGSGPNRIGQGIEFDYSCVHATMALREAGHETVMINCNPETVSTDYDISDRLYFEPLTLEDVLEVIAAEQRTGGVLGVFVQLGGQTPLKLAQSLADAGVPILGTSPEAIDLAEHRGAFQRVLDEGGLIAPKNGTAVSFDDAKKIADEIGYPVLVRPSYVLGGRGMEIVYDEANLSRYITNATEITPDHPVLVDRFLEDAIEIDVDALFDGTDLYVGGIMEHIEEAGIHSGDSACVLPPITLGTDVVDRVREATRIIAAGVGVRGLINIQFALASDVLYVIEANPRASRTVPFVSKATGVQLAKAAALIGTGQSIAELRAAGKLSAVGDGSVLPLDAPVAVKEAVLPFSRFRTPEGTVVDSLLGPEMRSTGEVMGIDKYFDTAFAKSQAAANSALPTEGKIFVSVANRDKRSIIMPVKLMVDLGFEILSTGGTAEVLRRNGITATTVRKVSEGTGPNGEGTVADLITAGEIHLVVNTPSGGQARGDGYEIRAAATSIGCPVVTTVSEFGAAVQAIEAMRSYEWDVTSLQEHAAKLKASSGV, from the coding sequence ATGCCCCGCAGAACCGATCTCAAGTCCGTCCTGGTGATCGGCTCCGGCCCGATCGTTATTGGGCAGGCCGCCGAATTCGACTACTCCGGCACGCAGGCACTGCGCGTGCTGAAGGAGGAAGGCCTGCGGGTCATCCTGGTCAACTCCAACCCGGCCACCATCATGACCGACCCGGAGTTCGCCGACGCCACGTACGTTGAGCCCATCACGCCCGAGGTCGTTGAGAAGATCATCGCCAAGGAACGCCCCGATGCCGTGCTGCCCACCCTTGGCGGGCAGACGGCGCTGAACACCGCCATTGCCCTGGACAAGAACGGTGTGCTGGAGAAGTACAACGTGGAGCTGATCGGCGCCAACATTGCCGCCATCGAACTCGGTGAGGACCGCGAGAAGTTCAAGGGCGTCGTGGAGCGCTGCGGCGCTGAATCGGCCGAGTCGATCATTGTGCACAGCATGGACGAAGCCTTCGCTGCCGCGGAGAAGCTGGGCTACCCGATGGTGGTCCGCCCCTCCTTCACCATGGGCGGTCTTGGCTCCGGCCTGGCCTACAACGCCGAAGACCTGCGCCGCATCGCAGGTGCCGGCATCCAGTACAGCCCGACCTCCGAGGTATTGCTCGAAGAGAGCATCCTCGGCTGGAAGGAATACGAGCTGGAGATGATGCGGGACAAGAATGACAACGTGGTGGTTGTCTGCTCGATCGAGAACTTCGATCCGGTGGGCGTGCACACCGGCGACTCCATTACGGTGGCCCCGGCCATGACGCTGACCGACCGCGAATACCAGAAGCTGCGCGACATCGCGATTGCCGTGATCCGCGAGGTTGGCGTGGACACCGGCGGCTGCAACATCCAGTTCGCCATCGAACCGGACACCGGCCGCGTCGTCGTCATTGAAATGAACCCGCGCGTCTCCCGTTCCTCGGCGCTGGCCTCCAAGGCCACCGGTTTCGCCATCGCGAAGATCGCCACCAAGCTCTCGCTCGGCTACACCTTGGACGAGATCCCGAACGACATCACGAAGAAGACCCCGGCCTCCTTCGAGCCCACCCTGGACTACGTGGTGGTGAAGGTTCCGCGCTTCGCGTTCGAGAAGTTCCCGGCCGCCGATCCCACCCTGACCACCACCATGAAGTCCGTGGGTGAAGCGATGGCCATTGGCCGCAACTTCACCGAGGCACTGCAAAAGGCGCTGCGCTCCCTGGAGCAGAAGGGCGCCTCGCTGTCCTTCGCTCCGGTTGCCGCCGACGCCGTCCCCGGACTCATCGAGGCCGCCAAGCGGCCCACCACGGACCGGCTCAAGCAGGTCCAGCAGGCACTGCTGGGCGGCGCCACCGTGGAGGACCTCTACGAAGCCACCGGCATTGATCCCTGGTACCTGGACCAGCTGCAGCTGATCAACGAGGTGGCCGCGGAAATCTCCGGTGCGGGCACCGTCAACGAGGAAATCCTGCGCCTGGCCAAGCGGCACGGGTTCTCCGACGAACAGATCGGCGCCCTGACCAACACGCCCGAAGCCGTCATCCGCGGTGTCCGGCATGCGCTGAACATCCGCCCGGTCTACAAGACGGTGGACACCTGCGCCGCCGAATTCGCTGCCTACACGCCGTACCACTACTCCTCCTATGACGAGGAGGATGAGGTGGCGCAGCATAAGAAGCCGTCCATCATCATCCTGGGCTCCGGACCCAACCGGATTGGACAGGGCATCGAGTTTGACTACTCCTGCGTCCACGCCACCATGGCGCTGCGCGAAGCGGGCCACGAGACGGTCATGATCAACTGCAACCCGGAGACGGTGTCCACGGACTATGACATCTCCGACCGCCTCTACTTTGAGCCGCTGACCCTCGAGGACGTCCTGGAGGTCATCGCCGCGGAGCAGCGCACCGGGGGAGTCCTCGGCGTGTTCGTCCAGCTTGGCGGGCAGACGCCGCTGAAGCTGGCCCAGTCCCTGGCGGACGCCGGCGTGCCGATCCTGGGCACCTCACCCGAAGCCATTGACCTGGCCGAACACCGCGGGGCCTTCCAGCGCGTGCTGGATGAGGGCGGCCTGATCGCCCCGAAGAACGGCACCGCAGTCTCCTTCGACGATGCCAAGAAGATTGCCGACGAGATTGGCTACCCCGTGCTGGTGCGCCCGTCCTACGTGCTGGGCGGCCGCGGCATGGAGATCGTCTATGACGAGGCGAACCTCTCGCGTTACATCACCAATGCCACGGAAATCACCCCGGACCACCCGGTGCTGGTGGACCGGTTCCTGGAAGACGCCATCGAGATCGACGTCGACGCCCTCTTCGACGGCACCGACCTCTACGTGGGCGGCATCATGGAACACATCGAGGAGGCCGGCATCCATTCCGGCGACTCCGCCTGTGTCCTGCCGCCGATCACCCTGGGCACCGACGTCGTTGACCGCGTCCGTGAAGCCACCCGGATCATTGCCGCCGGTGTGGGCGTGCGCGGGCTGATCAACATCCAGTTCGCCCTCGCCTCGGACGTGCTGTACGTCATCGAAGCGAACCCGCGGGCCTCGCGGACCGTGCCGTTTGTCTCCAAGGCCACCGGCGTGCAGCTGGCCAAGGCCGCGGCGCTGATCGGCACCGGCCAGAGCATTGCCGAGCTGCGCGCGGCCGGCAAGCTGTCCGCCGTCGGCGACGGATCGGTGCTGCCGCTGGACGCTCCGGTGGCCGTGAAGGAAGCAGTGCTGCCCTTCAGCCGCTTCCGGACCCCCGAGGGCACCGTGGTGGATTCCCTGCTCGGCCCGGAAATGCGCTCCACCGGCGAGGTCATGGGCATCGACAAGTACTTTGACACGGCCTTTGCCAAGTCCCAGGCGGCCGCCAACTCGGCACTGCCCACGGAGGGCAAGATTTTCGTCTCCGTGGCGAACCGGGATAAGCGGTCCATCATCATGCCCGTCAAGCTGATGGTGGACCTCGGATTCGAGATCCTGTCCACCGGAGGCACCGCCGAAGTCCTGCGCCGCAACGGCATCACCGCCACCACGGTGCGCAAGGTCAGCGAAGGCACCGGACCGAACGGTGAGGGCACAGTCGCGGACCTGATCACCGCCGGAGAAATCCACCTGGTGGTCAACACGCCCTCCGGCGGCCAGGCACGCGGTGACGGCTACGAAATCCGTGCCGCCGCCACCTCCATCGGCTGCCCGGTGGTCACCACGGTCTCCGAATTCGGCGCTGCCGTGCAGGCCATCGAGGCCATGCGTTCCTACGAGTGGGACGTCACGTCGCTGCAGGAACACGCTGCCAAGCTGAAGGCTTCATCGGGTGTCTGA
- the carA gene encoding glutamine-hydrolyzing carbamoyl-phosphate synthase small subunit: MLEDGRTFRGRSYGAEGTALGEAVFATGMTGYQETITDPSYARQLVVQTAPHIGNTGVNTDDAESRRIWVAGYIVRDAARRPSNWRSERTLDEELSAQGVVGISGVDTRAVTRHLRERGAMKAGIFSGADASRPDAELLADVRGQESMAGARLAEEVSVEAAYVIEPKDHGWQGEPRFTVAALDLGIKSMTPVRFAERGVRVHVLPASATLPDVQALNPDGVFMSNGPGDPATADDQVQLLRDVLDTGTPFFGICFGNQILGRALGFGTYKLPYGHRGINQPVLDRRTGKVEITSQNHGFAVDAPLDGPVTAPESRFGKVEVSHVSLNDNVVEGLACLDIPAFSVQYHPEAAAGPHDSAYLFDRFVDLMASSKNKESR; encoded by the coding sequence ATGCTTGAAGACGGCCGCACCTTCCGCGGCCGCAGCTACGGCGCCGAGGGAACGGCCCTGGGCGAGGCCGTCTTTGCCACCGGCATGACCGGCTACCAGGAAACCATCACCGACCCCTCCTATGCCCGCCAGCTCGTGGTGCAGACCGCACCGCACATCGGCAACACCGGAGTAAACACCGACGACGCCGAATCACGGCGCATCTGGGTGGCCGGCTACATTGTGCGTGACGCGGCCCGCCGCCCGTCCAACTGGCGCTCCGAGCGCACCCTGGACGAGGAACTCAGCGCCCAGGGCGTCGTCGGCATCTCCGGCGTGGACACCCGCGCCGTCACCCGCCACCTGCGTGAGCGCGGCGCGATGAAGGCCGGTATCTTCTCCGGCGCCGATGCCTCCCGCCCCGACGCCGAGCTGCTCGCCGACGTTCGAGGACAGGAGTCCATGGCCGGCGCCCGCCTCGCTGAGGAAGTCAGCGTGGAAGCCGCCTACGTCATTGAGCCGAAGGACCACGGCTGGCAGGGGGAGCCCCGCTTTACCGTGGCCGCCCTGGATCTGGGCATCAAGTCCATGACTCCGGTCCGCTTCGCCGAGCGCGGCGTCCGGGTCCATGTCCTCCCCGCGTCTGCAACCCTCCCGGATGTGCAGGCCCTCAATCCCGACGGCGTGTTCATGTCCAACGGCCCCGGCGACCCGGCGACGGCAGATGACCAGGTTCAGCTGCTCCGCGACGTCCTGGACACCGGGACGCCCTTCTTCGGTATCTGCTTCGGCAACCAGATCCTGGGCCGCGCCCTGGGCTTTGGCACCTACAAGCTGCCTTACGGACACCGCGGCATCAACCAGCCCGTCCTGGACCGCCGCACCGGCAAGGTGGAAATCACCAGCCAGAACCACGGTTTCGCCGTTGACGCGCCGCTGGACGGTCCCGTCACCGCGCCGGAATCCCGGTTCGGCAAGGTTGAAGTCAGCCACGTGTCCCTGAATGACAACGTGGTGGAAGGCCTCGCCTGCCTGGACATCCCCGCCTTCTCGGTCCAGTACCACCCCGAAGCCGCTGCCGGACCCCACGACTCCGCCTACCTCTTCGACCGCTTCGTCGACCTCATGGCCTCCAGCAAGAACAAGGAATCCCGCTAA
- a CDS encoding dihydroorotase has product MTTPPEPKTYLIRNASLLGRETADLLISNGLISAVGPALEASEGAVVIEAEGLIALPGMVDLHTHLREPGREDAETVETGTRAAALGGFTAVHAMANSNPVADTAGVVEQVWSLGRRSGWVDVRPVGAVTVGLEGERLAELGAMADSRARVRVFSDDGKCVSDPVLMRRALEYVKAFDGVIAQHAQEPRLTEGAQMNEGEVSAVLGLAGWPAVAEESIIARDVLLARHTGSRLHVCHVSTAGSVEIIRWAKERGIKVTAEATPHHLLLTDDLVRSYDPVYKVNPPLRTAADVEALRRGLADGTIDIVGTDHAPHPSEHKECEWAQAAMGMTGLETALSVVQHAMIETGLMDWEGFARVTSLTPAAIGGVQTQGRPLASGEPANVILVDPSARRTVDPSKMASKGRNSPFAGLELPGVVQATFFAGHPTVLNADLNTPHPVSAEESAWIA; this is encoded by the coding sequence GTGACAACGCCCCCCGAACCGAAAACATATCTGATCCGCAACGCTTCCCTGCTCGGCAGGGAAACCGCCGATCTTCTGATCTCCAACGGCCTGATCTCCGCCGTCGGACCCGCTCTCGAAGCGTCGGAAGGCGCCGTCGTCATTGAGGCCGAAGGCCTGATTGCACTGCCCGGCATGGTTGACCTGCACACCCACCTGCGTGAGCCCGGCCGCGAAGACGCCGAAACCGTCGAAACCGGCACCCGGGCCGCCGCTCTTGGCGGATTTACCGCCGTCCACGCGATGGCCAACTCCAATCCGGTGGCGGACACCGCCGGCGTGGTGGAGCAGGTCTGGAGCCTGGGCCGCCGGTCCGGCTGGGTGGATGTGCGTCCGGTGGGCGCCGTGACCGTGGGCCTGGAGGGGGAGCGGCTGGCCGAGCTTGGCGCCATGGCCGACTCCCGCGCACGGGTCCGCGTCTTTTCCGATGACGGCAAGTGCGTCTCGGATCCGGTGCTGATGCGCCGCGCGCTGGAATACGTGAAAGCGTTCGACGGCGTCATCGCCCAGCACGCGCAGGAGCCCCGCCTGACCGAGGGTGCGCAGATGAACGAGGGTGAGGTCAGCGCCGTCCTGGGGCTGGCCGGCTGGCCCGCCGTGGCGGAGGAGTCCATCATTGCCCGCGACGTGCTGCTGGCCCGTCACACCGGCTCCCGGCTGCACGTCTGCCACGTCTCCACCGCCGGTTCCGTGGAGATCATCCGCTGGGCCAAGGAGCGTGGCATCAAGGTCACCGCCGAAGCAACCCCGCACCACCTGCTGCTCACCGACGACCTGGTCCGCAGCTATGACCCGGTGTACAAGGTCAACCCGCCGCTGCGCACTGCAGCCGACGTCGAGGCACTGCGCCGTGGCCTGGCCGACGGCACCATCGACATCGTGGGCACCGACCACGCCCCGCACCCCTCCGAACACAAGGAATGCGAGTGGGCGCAGGCCGCCATGGGCATGACGGGGCTGGAAACCGCACTCTCCGTGGTCCAGCACGCCATGATCGAGACCGGACTGATGGACTGGGAAGGCTTCGCCCGCGTGACTTCCCTCACTCCTGCTGCCATCGGCGGCGTGCAAACCCAGGGCCGGCCGCTGGCATCCGGGGAACCGGCCAACGTCATATTGGTGGACCCGTCTGCGCGACGCACCGTGGACCCTTCTAAGATGGCTTCAAAGGGACGCAACTCACCGTTTGCCGGGCTGGAACTGCCCGGCGTTGTGCAGGCAACCTTCTTCGCCGGCCACCCTACGGTCCTGAATGCCGACCTCAACACACCTCACCCCGTTTCCGCAGAGGAGTCCGCATGGATCGCGTGA
- a CDS encoding aspartate carbamoyltransferase catalytic subunit, whose product MKHLLSTRDLSRTDALAILDTAEQMAAVSQREVKKLPVLRGRTVVNLFFEDSTRTRISFEAAAKRLSADVINFSAKGSSVSKGESLKDTAQTLAAIGADAVVIRHGSSGAPARLAGSGWIDAAVLNAGDGTHEHPTQALLDAFTMRRHWARLHGTASTGTDLTGMHVVIVGDVLHSRVARSDLWLLRTLGASVTLVAPPTLLPFGVESWPCEISYDLDEALETGPDAVMMLRVQGERMNSAFFPSVREYSRRWGFDDVRLGRLDTLGLTDTILLHPGPMNRGLEISSRAADSPRATILEQVSNGVSVRMAALYLLLAGENTPAAPATLENA is encoded by the coding sequence GTGAAGCACCTGCTCTCTACCCGGGACCTCAGCCGCACCGACGCCCTGGCCATCCTGGACACCGCTGAACAAATGGCGGCTGTCTCCCAGCGCGAGGTCAAGAAACTGCCCGTGCTGCGCGGACGCACCGTGGTGAATCTGTTCTTCGAAGATTCCACCCGCACCCGCATCTCCTTTGAAGCCGCGGCAAAGCGCCTTTCCGCCGATGTCATCAACTTCTCCGCGAAGGGATCCTCCGTCTCCAAGGGTGAATCCCTGAAAGACACTGCACAGACCCTCGCCGCCATCGGTGCCGACGCCGTCGTGATCCGCCACGGTTCCTCCGGCGCGCCGGCCCGCCTGGCCGGCTCCGGATGGATTGACGCCGCCGTGCTGAACGCCGGCGACGGCACGCATGAGCACCCCACCCAGGCCCTGCTGGACGCGTTCACCATGCGCCGGCACTGGGCGCGGCTGCACGGGACGGCGTCCACCGGCACCGACCTCACCGGGATGCACGTGGTCATTGTGGGCGATGTGCTGCATTCCCGGGTTGCCCGCTCCGATCTGTGGTTGCTGCGCACCCTGGGCGCATCGGTGACGCTGGTGGCTCCGCCCACGCTGCTGCCGTTCGGCGTCGAATCCTGGCCGTGCGAGATCAGCTATGACCTGGACGAGGCCCTGGAAACCGGCCCCGACGCAGTCATGATGCTGCGTGTCCAGGGCGAACGCATGAACTCCGCGTTTTTCCCCTCCGTCCGCGAGTACTCGCGGCGCTGGGGGTTTGACGACGTCCGGCTCGGCCGCCTGGACACCCTCGGCCTGACGGACACCATCCTCCTGCACCCGGGCCCGATGAACCGCGGCCTGGAGATCTCCTCCCGTGCAGCCGATTCGCCGCGGGCCACCATCCTGGAACAGGTCAGCAACGGCGTGTCCGTGCGCATGGCCGCCCTCTACCTTCTGCTGGCCGGGGAGAACACCCCCGCCGCTCCCGCCACCCTGGAGAACGCATAG
- the pyrR gene encoding bifunctional pyr operon transcriptional regulator/uracil phosphoribosyltransferase PyrR gives MDLSNPPGASAPARTVLASADIDRALTRIAHEILEANKGAADLVLMGIPRRGYPLARRLAARIAAADPSVDPAAIVGQLDVTMFRDDLARQPTRTPHATEVPLSGIDDKVVVLVDDVLYSGRTIRAALDALTDLGRPRIVRLAVLVDRGHRELPIRADHVGKNLPTASTEKVRVHLHETDSPAVDEVVIEGTL, from the coding sequence ATGGACTTGTCCAACCCGCCGGGCGCATCCGCACCCGCACGCACCGTTCTGGCTTCAGCTGATATTGACCGCGCGCTTACCCGGATTGCACATGAAATCCTGGAAGCCAACAAAGGCGCCGCAGACCTCGTCTTAATGGGGATCCCGCGCCGGGGCTACCCGCTCGCCCGCCGGCTCGCCGCCCGAATCGCCGCCGCGGATCCGTCAGTGGATCCCGCCGCCATCGTAGGGCAGCTTGACGTCACCATGTTCCGTGACGATCTGGCCCGCCAACCCACCCGCACCCCGCACGCCACCGAAGTTCCGCTCTCCGGAATCGATGACAAAGTGGTGGTCCTCGTTGATGACGTCCTCTATTCCGGCCGCACCATCCGCGCCGCGCTGGACGCCCTCACGGACCTCGGAAGGCCCCGCATTGTCCGGCTCGCCGTCCTTGTGGACCGGGGCCACCGCGAACTGCCCATCCGCGCGGACCACGTGGGCAAGAACCTGCCCACTGCCTCCACGGAGAAGGTCCGCGTGCACCTGCACGAAACCGATTCCCCGGCCGTGGACGAAGTGGTTATCGAGGGCACCCTGTGA
- a CDS encoding PrsW family intramembrane metalloprotease, which yields MTSRGPEDFPARDRVPVTPQAGFLQPARVKPPGAGPVPVQPLWSAPPKTGKGTAVTVLLTVGASVALLAVAWFLWWQLGTAAFALCGILALVPLGICLLGLRWVDRWEPEPRSALLFAFLWGAGVSVGIALLAGPYVARLFYALLPGFAPEFIGPVLEAPVVEEIAKGLGVLILVFVRRSHFDGPVDGVVYAGTVAAGFAFTENILYFGSALITSGEFGAQLGFVFVLRGLFSPFAHVLFTSAIGLALGFAVRRGGTARIAGAFFLGLLAAIVGHMFWNGGTALVSGDFFAFYFLLQVPLFGLAVTGVLLLRRAEQRLTRQRLGEYAAAGWFTPQEVLMLSTRAGRHQAMAWAGRFGARRIMKTFIAEATRLALTRQQIAAGRDVAANQATERTLLQDITRTRSMMLARSAGTARGLV from the coding sequence ATGACCAGCCGCGGCCCCGAGGACTTCCCCGCCCGGGACCGGGTTCCGGTGACCCCGCAGGCTGGTTTCCTGCAGCCGGCCAGGGTGAAACCGCCGGGTGCCGGACCGGTGCCCGTGCAGCCGCTGTGGTCCGCGCCGCCGAAGACAGGCAAGGGAACCGCCGTCACCGTCCTGCTGACCGTGGGCGCGTCGGTGGCATTGCTGGCGGTGGCCTGGTTCCTGTGGTGGCAGCTGGGTACTGCCGCCTTTGCGCTCTGCGGCATCCTGGCGCTGGTACCCCTGGGAATTTGTCTGCTGGGGCTGCGCTGGGTGGACCGGTGGGAACCGGAACCGCGCTCGGCACTGCTGTTTGCGTTCCTCTGGGGCGCCGGAGTGTCAGTGGGCATCGCCCTGCTTGCGGGCCCCTACGTAGCCCGGCTGTTCTACGCGCTCCTGCCCGGGTTCGCACCGGAGTTTATCGGCCCTGTCCTCGAGGCTCCGGTGGTGGAGGAAATCGCCAAGGGACTGGGCGTGCTGATTCTGGTGTTTGTGCGGCGCAGCCATTTTGACGGGCCGGTGGACGGCGTGGTGTATGCAGGAACGGTGGCAGCGGGTTTTGCCTTCACCGAAAACATTCTGTACTTCGGGTCGGCGCTGATTACCAGCGGCGAGTTCGGAGCGCAGCTGGGGTTTGTCTTTGTGCTTCGGGGGCTGTTCTCCCCCTTTGCGCACGTATTGTTCACCTCCGCCATCGGACTGGCCCTGGGGTTCGCTGTCCGGCGCGGCGGCACCGCCCGGATCGCTGGCGCTTTTTTCCTGGGCCTTTTGGCCGCCATCGTGGGCCACATGTTCTGGAACGGCGGCACGGCGCTGGTCTCGGGAGACTTCTTCGCCTTCTACTTCCTGCTGCAGGTGCCGCTGTTTGGGCTGGCCGTCACGGGAGTCCTCCTGCTGCGCCGTGCCGAGCAGCGGCTTACCCGGCAGCGGCTGGGCGAGTATGCAGCCGCGGGCTGGTTCACGCCCCAGGAGGTGCTGATGCTCTCCACCCGCGCCGGCAGGCACCAGGCGATGGCTTGGGCGGGCAGGTTTGGAGCCCGCCGCATCATGAAGACGTTCATTGCCGAGGCCACGCGCCTGGCACTGACCCGCCAGCAGATTGCTGCCGGCCGCGATGTGGCCGCCAACCAGGCAACCGAGCGGACCCTGCTGCAGGACATCACCCGCACCCGGTCAATGATGCTGGCCCGTTCCGCCGGTACGGCCCGGGGGCTGGTCTAA
- the nusB gene encoding transcription antitermination factor NusB has product MSARTKARTRALEVLFEAEQRSASAFDMIKARREQTDQTINPYTMDLVEGVVSMQETIDEFLSTYSQGWPLERMPSVDRIILRIGAWELLYNDDVPDKVAISEAVELAKTLSTDESPSFVNGLLSRLHQLKPSLLA; this is encoded by the coding sequence GTGAGTGCACGCACTAAGGCCCGCACCCGGGCACTGGAAGTTCTGTTTGAAGCTGAACAGCGTTCAGCATCGGCTTTTGACATGATCAAGGCCCGCAGGGAACAGACCGATCAGACGATCAACCCCTACACCATGGATTTGGTGGAGGGTGTGGTCTCCATGCAGGAGACCATCGACGAGTTCCTGAGCACCTATTCTCAGGGCTGGCCGCTGGAACGGATGCCGTCCGTGGACCGCATCATCCTGCGCATCGGCGCCTGGGAACTGCTGTACAACGACGACGTGCCGGACAAGGTGGCGATCAGCGAAGCCGTTGAGCTTGCCAAGACCCTGTCCACGGACGAGTCACCGTCCTTCGTCAACGGACTGCTGAGCCGGCTTCACCAGCTGAAGCCCTCGCTGCTGGCCTAA
- the efp gene encoding elongation factor P: protein MATTNDIKNGTVLKLEGNLWSIIEFQHVKPGKGGAFVRTKMRNVRSGKVVDKTFNAGIKIETATVDRRDYQYLYQDGEDYVFMDTSDYDQLTVPGTIVGDNANFMLESMMVTIAIHEGSPLYIELPPSVVLEITYTEPGLQGDRSTGGTKPATVETGYEIQVPLFLEQGTKVKVDTRTGDYLGRVNE, encoded by the coding sequence GTGGCGACGACCAACGACATCAAGAACGGCACCGTGCTGAAGCTTGAAGGCAACCTTTGGAGCATCATCGAGTTCCAGCACGTGAAGCCGGGCAAGGGTGGTGCGTTTGTCCGTACCAAGATGCGTAACGTGCGTTCAGGCAAGGTAGTGGACAAGACCTTCAACGCCGGCATCAAGATCGAAACGGCCACCGTTGACCGCCGGGATTACCAGTACCTGTACCAGGACGGCGAAGACTACGTCTTCATGGACACCTCGGATTACGACCAGCTGACCGTGCCGGGCACCATCGTGGGCGACAATGCCAACTTCATGCTCGAATCCATGATGGTGACCATCGCCATCCACGAGGGTTCCCCGCTGTACATCGAGCTGCCCCCGTCCGTGGTCCTGGAAATCACGTACACGGAACCGGGCCTGCAGGGTGACCGCTCCACCGGCGGCACCAAGCCCGCCACCGTGGAAACCGGTTACGAGATCCAGGTTCCGCTGTTCCTGGAACAGGGCACCAAGGTAAAGGTAGACACCCGCACCGGCGATTATTTGGGACGCGTTAACGAGTGA